The proteins below are encoded in one region of Paenisporosarcina cavernae:
- a CDS encoding DUF309 domain-containing protein — translation MHPLFHPLFLQYIHYYNLHQDFFECHEVLEEYWKDVAPKERDHPLVGYILLATGMYHWRRKNYRGANRSFKKALSRLPKEHLFLEYMDQVTLKQNILVALRHTENENDFLFSPLPVKEPLLTSAISYPMPPSQEEEYLLHKHLLRDRKDIVQQREKALKENKKKRRKAKSNADKKNNDTIKD, via the coding sequence ATGCATCCGTTGTTTCATCCACTTTTTTTACAATATATTCATTATTACAATTTACATCAAGATTTTTTTGAATGCCATGAGGTATTAGAAGAATACTGGAAAGATGTTGCACCGAAGGAACGTGACCATCCTCTTGTGGGATATATTTTACTAGCAACAGGTATGTACCATTGGAGAAGAAAGAATTATCGAGGGGCAAATCGCTCATTTAAAAAAGCGTTATCGCGTCTACCAAAAGAACATTTATTTCTAGAATACATGGATCAGGTAACATTAAAACAAAATATTTTAGTTGCACTCCGTCACACCGAAAATGAAAACGATTTTTTATTTTCCCCGCTACCGGTAAAAGAACCCCTTTTAACAAGTGCTATTTCTTATCCTATGCCTCCATCTCAGGAGGAAGAATACCTTTTACACAAGCATTTATTAAGGGATCGAAAAGATATAGTACAACAACGAGAAAAAGCGTTAAAGGAAAATAAGAAGAAACGCAGGAAGGCAAAATCAAATGCGGATAAAAAAAACAATGACACAATAAAAGACTAA
- a CDS encoding GNAT family N-acetyltransferase — protein sequence MLLRYKKSGEKIAMGLLSFMPEEKEFKKLQDTIHTYETDPNWHLFLWKKEEDFVGLIGVESVDGICTIHHITVNPSHRGEGIGKTMVDKVKTILSCESFTASAQTKSFFEKCTEA from the coding sequence ATGTTATTACGATATAAAAAATCTGGAGAGAAGATTGCAATGGGTTTGTTATCTTTTATGCCAGAGGAAAAAGAATTTAAAAAACTCCAAGATACCATTCATACGTATGAAACGGATCCGAACTGGCATCTTTTTCTTTGGAAGAAGGAAGAAGATTTCGTTGGGCTAATTGGCGTAGAATCTGTTGATGGAATTTGTACCATTCACCATATAACAGTCAATCCTTCTCATCGAGGAGAAGGAATCGGGAAAACAATGGTAGATAAAGTAAAAACTATCTTATCATGTGAATCCTTTACAGCAAGCGCACAAACTAAATCTTTCTTTGAAAAATGCACTGAAGCATAA
- a CDS encoding spore germination protein, with translation MTNRLFEQLDDAEQFFKKTFPSESCFDVGMKKIQLWNTPALIVYVTGFIDSAVLTQLLTNITASPNESDTFSSLDDRLTKSLPFHSLQTYTTREEWLTAILSGPLGIVLSTGQAYTIDVRNYPGRQPEEPDNEKVIRGSRDGFTENILQNATLVRRRIRDPQLRLEKYQVSKRGKVDVAFCYLEDIANPEILTFLRERIQQVDHDGLTMTDKSLEELLFKQSYYPMPFARYTERADTCAAHLLEGHIAIIVDTSPSVLLVPTTLIHHLQHAEEYRQAPSVGTIVHFLRFTGFFMSFLLIPIWYLLTSNAESLPDALSFIGPKESSKIPVFLQLILGDVGLEYLRLAAIHTPTPLSTAMGLVAAIIIGQIAIDVGLFQPEVILYLAVSAIFTYSIPSYELSVVVKMIRVILLLACVIFGAPGLFLLLTILYLHFVYLKPLNVPYLWPIVPFFPKALFRVIVRQPLAVNALRPYIVHAKNRSRSS, from the coding sequence ATGACGAATAGGCTATTTGAACAGTTAGATGACGCAGAACAATTTTTTAAAAAGACCTTTCCGTCTGAAAGCTGTTTTGATGTGGGAATGAAAAAAATTCAACTGTGGAATACACCTGCGCTTATAGTATATGTAACTGGTTTTATTGATTCTGCGGTACTGACACAACTGCTAACGAATATTACGGCTAGCCCAAATGAGTCTGATACGTTTTCATCGTTAGATGATCGGTTGACAAAAAGTCTTCCCTTTCATTCTCTACAAACGTATACCACTAGAGAAGAGTGGTTGACAGCGATTTTAAGTGGTCCTTTAGGTATCGTTTTATCTACTGGACAAGCATATACAATTGATGTGCGAAATTATCCAGGCAGACAGCCAGAGGAACCCGACAATGAAAAGGTCATTCGTGGATCTCGAGATGGTTTTACAGAGAATATTTTACAAAATGCAACGTTAGTACGACGAAGAATTCGGGATCCTCAGCTGCGTTTGGAAAAATACCAAGTATCCAAACGTGGAAAAGTGGATGTAGCATTTTGTTATTTAGAGGATATTGCAAATCCCGAAATACTTACTTTTTTACGTGAGAGAATTCAACAAGTAGACCATGATGGTTTAACTATGACAGATAAATCTCTAGAAGAATTGCTCTTTAAACAAAGTTATTACCCCATGCCGTTTGCACGATATACAGAAAGAGCAGATACATGTGCGGCTCACCTTTTAGAGGGGCATATTGCCATTATAGTGGATACGTCTCCATCTGTTTTACTTGTTCCTACAACACTTATTCATCACCTTCAACATGCTGAAGAATATAGACAAGCACCATCTGTTGGAACAATTGTTCATTTTCTAAGGTTTACCGGTTTTTTCATGAGTTTTTTACTGATCCCTATTTGGTACTTGCTTACGTCGAATGCAGAATCGCTACCGGATGCACTTTCGTTTATCGGACCAAAAGAAAGTTCTAAAATTCCTGTATTTCTGCAACTAATACTGGGGGATGTTGGGTTGGAGTATTTACGATTAGCGGCCATTCACACACCAACTCCTTTGTCGACTGCAATGGGCTTAGTAGCTGCGATTATTATTGGACAAATAGCGATAGACGTGGGATTATTCCAGCCAGAAGTTATTTTATACTTGGCAGTTAGTGCGATTTTCACTTACTCTATTCCTTCATATGAATTGAGTGTTGTTGTCAAAATGATTCGAGTGATTCTACTGCTAGCATGTGTTATTTTTGGTGCTCCTGGACTTTTTCTACTACTAACAATTCTCTATTTGCATTTCGTCTATTTAAAACCATTAAACGTTCCTTATTTATGGCCAATTGTTCCATTTTTCCCTAAAGCTTTATTTCGAGTAATTGTGCGACAACCATTAGCAGTGAATGCCTTACGACCTTATATTGTTCATGCGAAAAACCGCTCGCGTTCTTCTTAA
- a CDS encoding segregation/condensation protein A, whose amino-acid sequence MSYNVRLDAFEGPLDLLLHLINRLEIDIYDIPMAELTNQYIEHIHAMQVLELNEASEYLVMAATLLAIKSKLLLPIHEGELDEAELDVDHEDPRDELVQRLIEYRKFKTAAMQLEEMEKERGKYFTRPPMDLSQFQPTTQLVLFEEQMNVYDMLGAFQKMMRRKVLRAPLSTRIARQEISVKDQMISVVEKLKETNGHCLFSELFPYDDKSRIIVTFLSILELMKRDIIHVKQEYNFDDLAVKLVNEDWIGEEIGTIDE is encoded by the coding sequence ATGTCATATAATGTACGACTTGATGCATTTGAAGGACCATTGGATTTATTATTGCATTTAATTAATCGCTTGGAAATTGATATCTATGATATTCCAATGGCAGAATTGACCAATCAATATATCGAACATATCCATGCTATGCAAGTGCTAGAGTTAAATGAAGCGAGCGAATATTTAGTAATGGCCGCTACACTATTAGCGATCAAAAGTAAGTTGTTATTACCCATTCATGAAGGTGAATTAGACGAAGCAGAGTTAGACGTAGATCATGAAGACCCGAGGGACGAATTAGTTCAACGCTTAATCGAATATCGGAAATTCAAAACTGCTGCAATGCAATTAGAAGAAATGGAAAAAGAACGAGGGAAATACTTTACACGTCCACCAATGGATTTGTCTCAATTTCAACCTACTACACAATTAGTATTATTTGAAGAGCAGATGAATGTCTATGATATGTTAGGTGCATTCCAAAAAATGATGCGAAGAAAAGTTTTACGAGCACCTCTTTCAACTCGCATAGCGCGCCAAGAAATATCTGTAAAAGATCAAATGATATCTGTCGTTGAAAAATTAAAAGAAACGAATGGTCACTGTTTATTCTCCGAGTTATTTCCTTATGATGATAAATCACGTATTATCGTGACATTTTTGTCGATATTGGAATTAATGAAACGCGACATTATTCATGTGAAGCAAGAATATAACTTTGATGACTTGGCAGTAAAGTTAGTGAATGAGGATTGGATTGGTGAAGAAATTGGAACAATTGATGAGTAA
- a CDS encoding cytochrome c biogenesis protein ResB, whose amino-acid sequence MAEIICKCGHTNPEGTQICLNCGRPLTEEMKNQKLMDMRYEGSARRSQTYNKSVIDKVWNFFSSVRVGVTIIVILLVAAAIGTILPQVIYVPVTGEAEIAAYYERVYGTFGKIYNMLGLSDLYSSWWFQILVGMLGISIIVASIDRVVPLYKSLKNQRVRRHNSFMKRQRIFGEGDSLFTPSESLEKSAEKLKELRYNVRVENNAVLGEKGRYSRWGPYINHAGLIIFLIGVMIRSLPGFYVDDHLWLREGETRAIPGAPGYFLKSDDFILETYDQEKSNEVFGKAIEKNGTIASNYQTNVTLYQSPEDALPGQTDNLKVVKKDDIQVNEPLKFDGYAVYQMDFRLNEFKTMTFDLENKATSDSLGTFTIDIINPETEYDLGNGSKVEVVQVYPDFGGFENGVPQLRSPLPNNPAFLVRMFTPETPEGETSFVAIKQNIEPLGENKYKLAFKGVETRDVSGLAIRKDKTLWLLGLGGLIFMIGVIQGAYFNHRRIWIHQTENGKLAVAAHTNKNWLAITKELEQVREAGGLPPVEDQQDIEILKQKEEAEKKI is encoded by the coding sequence ATGGCCGAAATAATATGTAAATGTGGACATACGAATCCAGAAGGAACCCAAATTTGTTTAAATTGTGGGCGTCCTTTAACAGAAGAAATGAAAAATCAAAAGTTAATGGACATGAGATACGAAGGTTCTGCAAGACGTTCTCAAACGTATAACAAGAGTGTGATTGATAAAGTCTGGAACTTCTTCTCAAGCGTGCGTGTAGGCGTGACAATTATTGTCATTTTACTAGTTGCAGCTGCTATCGGGACCATTCTGCCCCAAGTGATTTATGTACCAGTCACAGGGGAAGCAGAAATTGCCGCATACTACGAAAGAGTGTATGGAACGTTCGGGAAAATTTATAACATGCTTGGACTATCCGACTTGTATAGCTCGTGGTGGTTCCAAATTTTAGTTGGGATGTTAGGGATTTCAATTATTGTGGCATCTATTGACCGAGTTGTGCCTCTTTACAAGTCTCTTAAAAATCAACGAGTCCGTCGTCATAACAGCTTTATGAAGCGCCAACGAATTTTTGGAGAAGGCGATAGTTTATTTACACCTTCAGAGTCGTTAGAGAAAAGCGCAGAAAAGTTAAAAGAACTACGGTATAATGTTCGCGTGGAAAACAACGCAGTTTTAGGAGAAAAAGGTAGGTATTCTCGTTGGGGTCCATACATCAATCATGCTGGCCTAATTATTTTCCTAATAGGGGTAATGATCCGCTCATTACCTGGATTCTATGTGGATGATCATTTATGGCTTCGTGAAGGAGAAACAAGAGCGATTCCAGGTGCTCCTGGCTATTTTTTAAAAAGTGACGATTTTATTTTAGAAACCTACGACCAAGAGAAGTCTAATGAAGTGTTTGGGAAAGCAATTGAGAAAAATGGAACAATCGCGTCAAATTACCAAACAAATGTCACACTTTATCAATCCCCTGAAGATGCATTACCGGGACAAACAGATAATTTAAAAGTTGTTAAGAAAGACGATATTCAAGTAAATGAGCCACTAAAATTCGATGGATATGCTGTGTATCAAATGGATTTCCGTCTTAACGAGTTTAAAACGATGACATTTGATTTAGAAAACAAAGCAACTAGCGACAGTTTAGGAACATTTACAATCGATATCATTAATCCAGAAACCGAATACGATTTGGGCAATGGATCTAAAGTCGAAGTTGTACAAGTTTATCCAGACTTTGGAGGATTTGAAAATGGCGTACCTCAGTTACGTTCGCCACTTCCAAATAATCCAGCATTTTTAGTAAGAATGTTCACACCTGAAACACCTGAAGGCGAAACAAGTTTTGTAGCAATTAAACAAAATATTGAACCTCTTGGGGAAAATAAATATAAACTTGCTTTCAAAGGTGTGGAAACGCGTGATGTTTCTGGTCTTGCTATTCGAAAAGACAAGACATTGTGGCTACTTGGATTAGGTGGATTAATTTTCATGATAGGAGTCATTCAAGGTGCTTACTTCAATCATCGACGAATTTGGATTCATCAAACAGAAAATGGTAAACTTGCTGTAGCAGCCCATACAAACAAAAACTGGTTAGCAATTACAAAAGAATTAGAGCAAGTAAGAGAAGCAGGGGGATTACCCCCAGTGGAAGATCAACAAGATATTGAAATATTGAAACAAAAAGAGGAGGCGGAGAAAAAGATATGA
- the scpB gene encoding SMC-Scp complex subunit ScpB: MSKMESLLFVAGDDGLTAKQLAVLIDCSTKEVEEILRNMQETYVTRVESGIELKELAGTFQLISKISNSDIVQKLVDNPTNQSLSQAALEVLAIVAYKQPITRVEIENLRGVKCERPLQTLSSKGLLQEVGRAEGTGRAILYGTTKEFLHLFGLNQLEELPPLLEQEDETDQLEQTDLFLTKFQEAFHDQEEK, translated from the coding sequence ATGAGTAAAATGGAAAGCCTATTATTTGTTGCTGGAGATGATGGTTTAACCGCAAAGCAATTAGCTGTATTAATTGATTGCTCGACAAAAGAAGTAGAAGAAATCCTCCGTAACATGCAAGAAACTTATGTAACGAGAGTGGAAAGTGGCATTGAGTTAAAAGAACTCGCAGGAACATTTCAATTAATTTCGAAGATTAGCAACTCAGATATCGTTCAAAAGTTAGTAGACAACCCAACAAATCAATCACTATCGCAAGCGGCTTTGGAAGTACTTGCGATTGTTGCGTATAAACAGCCCATCACACGAGTAGAAATTGAAAACTTACGTGGAGTAAAATGTGAGCGTCCTTTACAAACGTTAAGTTCCAAGGGATTGCTTCAAGAAGTAGGTAGAGCTGAAGGGACAGGACGTGCAATATTGTACGGAACGACAAAAGAATTTTTACATTTGTTTGGTCTGAATCAGTTAGAAGAACTTCCTCCTTTACTGGAACAAGAAGATGAGACGGATCAATTGGAACAAACGGATCTTTTTTTAACGAAATTTCAAGAAGCGTTTCATGATCAAGAAGAAAAGTAA
- a CDS encoding SigF/SigG family RNA polymerase sporulation sigma factor has translation MTFLQEQSSILLTQEEMRKLIFAAQHGDVIARKKMIEGNTRLVWSIVQRFTNRGADLEDLFQIGCIGLMKSVDKFDLSYEVKFSTYAVPMIIGEIQRFLRDDGMVKVSRSIRELNFRMRAATEEFTRDHERHPTLEELSKLMDVSVDDLVLASDALRDPASLHEQLFEGEGDTLTLMDQLKDDRSEKPFDHIPLKDLLSKLDKREQTIIYMRYYMDCTQSDIANRLGISQVQVSRLEKKILIQLKEWFTPVYADSKGTML, from the coding sequence ATGACGTTCTTGCAGGAACAATCCTCCATTTTGTTAACACAAGAAGAAATGCGGAAACTCATTTTTGCAGCTCAACATGGTGATGTCATTGCTCGAAAGAAAATGATTGAAGGAAATACACGGCTAGTTTGGTCGATTGTTCAACGGTTCACTAATAGAGGGGCAGACTTAGAAGATCTTTTTCAGATTGGCTGCATTGGGTTGATGAAGTCTGTTGATAAATTCGACTTATCGTATGAAGTGAAATTCTCCACTTATGCAGTACCAATGATTATTGGAGAAATACAACGTTTCTTACGTGACGATGGTATGGTAAAAGTTAGTCGTTCGATACGTGAACTCAATTTTCGTATGCGTGCAGCGACGGAAGAATTTACGAGAGATCATGAAAGACATCCTACACTCGAAGAGCTATCTAAATTAATGGATGTTTCCGTTGATGATTTAGTATTGGCATCAGATGCACTGCGCGATCCAGCTTCTTTGCATGAACAATTATTTGAAGGTGAAGGAGATACATTGACGTTAATGGATCAATTAAAAGATGATCGATCTGAAAAACCGTTTGATCATATTCCATTAAAAGATTTGCTTTCGAAGCTAGACAAGCGAGAACAAACGATTATTTACATGCGCTATTATATGGACTGTACACAAAGTGATATTGCGAATCGCTTAGGAATTTCTCAAGTGCAAGTTTCGAGGTTAGAGAAGAAAATATTAATTCAATTAAAAGAATGGTTCACGCCGGTATACGCAGATTCGAAAGGGACTATGTTATGA
- a CDS encoding D-alanyl-D-alanine carboxypeptidase family protein, with the protein MKKFFLVLVIAILLSPIGTAHAASQSFVVMDGKSGRILQGLHEKELLPIASLTKIWTAFVVVNEIDLTKKVVISKESAMQEGSSIYLKAGSTYTIEELVYGLLLRSGNDAAHALALAVGGTEEGFVVLMNQYAREYGLLNTTFTNPSGLPNEAHLSTSEDTAKMLYFAMKHPSLRKIISTKRYANGNMVFLNKHRLLHENNYAVSGKTGFTKAAGRTLATFFEKDNESVIVVTLNYSNDWNVHRMLAKETFENYHNEIVIPKGEFFTGDLPLFEIKKDVTLLVSNNDRFSNRIVWNQSKNTGTWIVSDKRNWHFLYPLRTN; encoded by the coding sequence GTGAAAAAATTTTTTCTTGTGCTTGTTATTGCCATACTTTTAAGCCCTATTGGAACTGCACATGCAGCATCACAAAGTTTCGTCGTGATGGATGGTAAATCGGGTCGAATTCTTCAAGGATTACATGAAAAAGAACTATTACCTATAGCGAGTTTGACTAAAATCTGGACAGCATTTGTTGTGGTGAATGAAATCGATTTAACGAAAAAAGTAGTGATCTCAAAAGAAAGTGCCATGCAAGAAGGATCATCTATCTATTTAAAAGCTGGATCAACTTATACCATTGAAGAATTGGTTTACGGTTTGTTATTACGCTCTGGAAATGACGCCGCTCATGCATTAGCACTCGCGGTAGGAGGCACGGAAGAAGGATTTGTCGTATTGATGAATCAATACGCACGTGAATATGGTCTTTTAAACACGACATTTACAAACCCTTCCGGACTTCCGAATGAAGCGCACCTTTCGACAAGTGAAGATACTGCAAAAATGTTGTACTTTGCCATGAAACATCCTTCTCTGCGGAAAATTATTTCGACAAAAAGATACGCGAATGGCAATATGGTTTTTTTAAACAAACATCGTTTATTACACGAAAATAACTATGCTGTAAGCGGAAAGACAGGATTTACAAAAGCCGCAGGAAGAACGTTGGCAACTTTTTTTGAGAAAGATAATGAATCTGTCATTGTCGTTACGCTTAATTATTCGAATGATTGGAACGTGCATCGAATGTTAGCAAAAGAGACATTTGAGAATTATCATAATGAAATAGTAATACCAAAAGGAGAATTTTTTACTGGCGATCTCCCTTTATTTGAAATTAAAAAAGATGTCACCCTATTAGTATCGAATAATGATCGATTTTCGAATCGAATTGTCTGGAATCAGTCAAAAAATACTGGAACATGGATTGTATCCGATAAACGTAATTGGCACTTTTTGTATCCATTACGTACTAATTAA
- a CDS encoding pseudouridine synthase gives MERLQKVLAHAGIASRRKAEEMILAGQVKVNGKVIRELGTKVSDADVVEVDGVKLEKEQKVYFLLYKPRGIISAVTDDKGRKTVADLFPGRLERLYPVGRLDYDTSGVLIVTNDGDFSYKLTHPKFKVDKTYVARVKGIPTKEKLRSLERGVVLEDGKTAPAKVKMLSADKSSDKAIVEITIHEGKNRQVRRMFDKIGHPVQKLKRERFAFLTLHGLSPGESRELTAHEVKLLRVLSETGKIGT, from the coding sequence GTGGAGCGTTTACAGAAAGTTTTGGCTCATGCAGGAATTGCTTCTCGGCGAAAAGCAGAGGAAATGATTTTAGCTGGTCAAGTGAAAGTGAATGGAAAAGTTATTCGAGAACTTGGAACGAAAGTCTCGGATGCGGACGTAGTAGAAGTTGATGGCGTTAAGCTTGAAAAAGAACAAAAAGTATATTTTCTTTTATATAAACCGCGAGGGATTATCTCGGCAGTAACAGATGATAAAGGCAGAAAAACAGTAGCTGATTTGTTCCCTGGACGCTTAGAACGATTGTACCCTGTAGGCAGATTAGATTACGATACTTCAGGCGTGCTGATCGTTACAAATGATGGCGACTTTTCGTATAAATTGACGCATCCTAAATTTAAAGTGGATAAAACCTATGTTGCCCGAGTAAAGGGAATACCGACAAAAGAAAAGTTACGTTCTTTAGAACGCGGCGTAGTATTAGAGGATGGTAAAACCGCACCAGCAAAAGTGAAAATGTTATCTGCTGACAAATCATCTGATAAAGCAATCGTGGAAATCACGATTCACGAAGGAAAGAACCGTCAAGTTCGTCGAATGTTCGATAAGATTGGACATCCAGTTCAAAAATTGAAACGTGAACGATTTGCATTTTTAACTCTTCACGGACTATCACCTGGGGAGTCAAGAGAGTTAACTGCGCATGAAGTTAAACTTCTTCGAGTGTTATCTGAAACAGGTAAAATTGGTACATGA
- the lysA gene encoding diaminopimelate decarboxylase, which yields MSFVGTKTVNNDGHLIIAGINTLDLAKEYGTPLFVYDVALIKERANAFMQTFKNLETPAQVAYASKAFSSIAMYQLAKELELSLDVVSLGELYTALQSGFPKEKIHFHGNNKSEQELKYAIEEKIGCIVVDNFHEINVLRRLLQEYQYSMPILLRVTPGIEAHTHDYITTGQSDSKFGFDLENGQLDQAFQLVKEEPFMNLLGIHAHIGSQIFDTAAFSLAAEKLLHKMVEWKTQDGFTCSVLNLGGGFGIRYTKEDHPLPASRYVEDMIQSVKRICEKASFPLPEIWIEPGRSLVGDAGTTLYTIGSSKEIPGKASYVAVDGGMSDNIRPALYQAKYDAIVANKGNHPANTLVTIAGKCCESGDKLIENIFLPSMEAGDILAVHCTGAYGYSMASNYNRLQKPAVVFVEDGKSKLVVKRESLEDLVRQELFLLDSEVSRG from the coding sequence ATGTCTTTTGTAGGTACTAAAACGGTAAATAACGATGGACACTTAATCATCGCTGGAATAAATACACTAGATTTAGCGAAAGAATATGGAACTCCACTATTTGTCTATGATGTGGCCCTCATTAAAGAACGGGCTAATGCATTTATGCAGACATTTAAAAACTTAGAAACACCAGCACAAGTTGCGTATGCAAGTAAAGCATTCTCAAGCATTGCAATGTACCAATTAGCAAAGGAACTGGAACTTTCGTTAGATGTTGTTTCTTTGGGAGAACTGTATACAGCTCTTCAATCTGGATTTCCTAAAGAGAAAATTCATTTTCATGGAAATAATAAAAGTGAACAAGAGTTAAAATACGCGATTGAAGAAAAAATTGGATGCATTGTTGTCGATAACTTTCACGAAATTAACGTTTTGCGAAGACTCCTACAGGAATACCAATACTCAATGCCGATACTTCTTCGAGTTACGCCTGGTATTGAAGCGCACACGCACGATTATATTACAACAGGACAATCTGATTCGAAATTTGGATTTGATTTAGAAAATGGACAATTAGATCAAGCTTTTCAGTTAGTGAAAGAGGAACCGTTCATGAATCTTCTCGGAATTCATGCTCATATTGGTTCCCAAATATTCGATACGGCTGCGTTTTCATTAGCAGCTGAAAAATTGTTACACAAAATGGTGGAATGGAAAACACAGGATGGCTTTACATGCTCTGTCCTGAACCTTGGTGGAGGATTTGGCATACGTTATACAAAAGAAGATCATCCATTGCCAGCTTCGAGGTATGTGGAGGATATGATTCAGTCCGTGAAACGGATTTGCGAGAAGGCTTCATTTCCACTTCCCGAAATATGGATCGAACCTGGTAGATCTCTTGTTGGAGATGCAGGAACAACTTTATATACGATTGGATCATCAAAAGAAATTCCAGGAAAAGCTTCTTACGTGGCGGTGGATGGAGGTATGTCTGATAATATTCGTCCTGCGCTATACCAAGCAAAATATGATGCGATAGTTGCCAATAAAGGAAATCACCCAGCAAATACATTGGTCACCATCGCAGGGAAGTGCTGCGAATCAGGCGATAAATTAATTGAAAATATTTTCCTTCCGTCCATGGAAGCAGGAGACATATTGGCAGTACATTGCACAGGCGCTTATGGCTACTCCATGGCAAGTAACTACAATCGATTACAAAAGCCAGCAGTTGTGTTTGTAGAAGATGGAAAAAGTAAACTGGTGGTAAAGCGCGAATCGTTAGAAGATCTTGTGCGTCAGGAGCTTTTCCTATTAGATAGCGAGGTGTCGCGAGGATGA
- the resA gene encoding thiol-disulfide oxidoreductase ResA encodes MAQTKNQRFIMRTVILGILVVAIGYTIYSNLTKDKVAVLEVGDQAPDFTLVDMNGEKHQLSEYKGQGVFLNFWGTWCKPCAKEMPAMDNQFQEFKDKGVQVLAVNIAQSNLEVNRFAEQYDLTFPIVIDKEKSVMQAYNIDPLPTTFLINPEGKIERIITGEMSEQNIADFMTQIMPE; translated from the coding sequence GTGGCACAAACGAAAAATCAGCGTTTTATCATGAGAACAGTTATATTAGGCATACTCGTTGTCGCAATTGGCTACACGATTTATTCCAATTTGACGAAAGATAAAGTGGCAGTTTTGGAAGTAGGAGATCAAGCTCCTGATTTTACATTAGTAGATATGAACGGTGAGAAACATCAGCTGTCGGAATATAAGGGGCAAGGCGTCTTTTTAAATTTCTGGGGAACATGGTGTAAGCCTTGTGCAAAAGAAATGCCTGCGATGGACAATCAATTTCAGGAATTTAAAGATAAAGGCGTTCAAGTGTTAGCAGTGAATATAGCCCAATCTAATTTGGAAGTAAATCGCTTTGCAGAACAATACGATTTAACTTTTCCCATTGTGATTGATAAAGAAAAGAGTGTTATGCAAGCGTACAATATTGATCCGCTTCCTACGACATTTTTAATCAACCCTGAGGGCAAAATCGAACGGATTATTACGGGAGAAATGTCGGAGCAAAATATTGCGGATTTCATGACGCAAATCATGCCTGAGTAA